GTACCACTGCAGATGAGATGAATCAAGCTTAAGGTTCCAAAAAACTTGCATAACGACATaacgtatatacataaaaaattgattataattttatgatataaatttacattatggAAATGATTTCTTTATTCCTTCATGTGTATTTTGAGATTATGCAAATTTGTCTAAATATcctaaaagtttatttggatGAAAATGAATAACTAATGGTCCATAACTGACCAATCaaatgtttaatgtaaaagctgtattatattattaattcttcatATTACTTGCACGAATGGCTGATTGTTTTACGTATATGCTTTGTttgaataaatctttatattagaCATTTTATGCCCAGTTCTCTGCATTCGACAGAATTCGCGCACATCACATCTATGCGTTAAATTCATGCCGCATATTGCAATCTTGACaaattctttttgcatttCCATCTACGATTGTATTCAGAGCTAGCGTATGAAAAGAGACAGCTATAATTGTTGATCAATTAATAGGATCCAATGCAACTGACCCTCGACATTCggatacatacatacacatttcGCGATCGACTCTTCTTTGTATTGACCCACCCACACTTTGTTCGCGGAACGAAGCGCTCGTCTCAGATTGCTCTCAACTTTCGCGGTCGATCGTTGAAGGAACCGAGACAAAGGGCCAGTCGGGCGCTAAATATTCGGCGGACTCGCCAAATTGTCGGGAAACAACGGATCGATTATGAAACAGCGCGCGTCGCGTTTTCGTACGACACGAAGCTGTCACGGGAACGCAGCGCTCTGAGAAGGGCTCGAGAGCGAGAAACACGAGATTGCCGAGTGTCTAGTTCGCCGCGTCATTTGCCTGGACATCGGCATCTATCGTGGCATGTTTCAACGCACAAGGTATTCGAAGTTGAGAACCGCTCGGTTTTGTATATTAATCTCTTATCTCTGTGTGCCAAAAATTTGCACAATGAAAAGGAACATCTCGCAGCATTGTGTCGGTACGCGGCGTCCCGTGTACGACTGCATTCGCAGCAAAATTTGATCCGACAGCTCGTTTACGtcatgaaatatattagattGTTTTATTGTTGCCAAGATCTCGttacactataataaagtatcATCGAGATGcactatataatattaaccaTGTAACATATTGCAATATCTTGCAGTATTCGTtcaaacttattttataaagaaatttctattttgtcAGTAAATGTACGATCGTTGTACTTATACCTTTTATTTAAGGGAGcacttttatttcatatcacatttttttgtcCTGCAGGTAACTTATGCCAGGTGAATGTCTTATTCTTGGTGGAACAATGACTTCAGATTACTTTGCCTTGCCGCTTAATATGGATAGAGTGTGCAGGATCTGTCTGACCGAAGGTACCAATTTATCCCCAATCTTCTCCAATAATCAAGAAGTCAATGATATGTCTGGTCTTTCTCAAAAAATACAAGTCTGTGGTTCCATCGAGATACACGAACAGGATGGATTACCTTCCTTAATATGCGACGCTTGTATTTATAAAGCCGGTGTTGCGCATGAGTTTAGGGAGCAGTGTCAACACTCTGATGCAAGGTTGCGCATGTACTATAATAAGCCTGTGAAATATAATAGCatggtaaatattattttatgtagctatatttttgtgttaaaatGCACAATATATGCATAcgtcatattatttttttaggatTCTTACACACAAACAGATCTACAATCGAGAATTGCACTATCCAATTTTACAAAGGAAGACATGCAGGTGGTCGCAAACCCACAGGAGTATATTCAGGCCACTGATACATTTTGCAAAGATGATGCTGCTCATCTGGTAAATGCCAATGAAATTCATTTGCCGGAAGACAAGCTGTTTATATGTTCTATTGGATTTGAAGGGAATAAAGAAGAGGAAGTGAAAGATCCTTGCATACCAGAGACCGAGGTCCATCAAATAACAATAGTACAGGAAGATACAGAAGATGCAACCAACATTATGAGTTTACAGAACAAAGATAATGAGACCAAGGAAGTCGAGCAGTACATAGAAAAGAATAGTGTAGAACAGGAGGAACAATTTATCAGCGAAACTTTATCCAATGATAATATAGAAGAGGAGAGCATCCCGCAGAAACGTACGTCTACGAGAAAAGCAAAATTAACCAAGATGTACAGCGACGACGAAATTggtgataattattatgagCCGAGCAGCGACAGCCAAGATTCGGTGGAGTCAAAGTTCAAATGCAAAGTCTGCTCGAAGAAATACGCCACACAGAAGGGTCTGAAGAAGCATTCGTTGGTACACGAGAAGAAGTATAAATGCAACATCTGCTTAAAGATGTTTTACAAACAGGAGAATATGGAGAAGCATCAGAAGATACACAAGTCGAAGCCGCACGCGTGCGAACTCTGTCGCGCGTCCTTCTCCAAGCCGCAGAGCCTCGTGAGGCATTTGAAGTCTCACACGGACAAAGTGAACGATATGATTAAGCAGATCAATACAAACGAGCGAAAGGACAGCAAAGAACCGAAGAAGGAGCTCAAGATTGAGAACGACACCGAGGACGAGACCGGACCCGCAAACGAAATGGACGAGTTCGAGAACGCGCCAGAGTTGTACAAATGCGAGATCTGCAGCGAGATTTGTTCGTCCTTGAAGAATTTGAAGAGGCACGCTCTCGTGCACGGTGATAAAAAGTATTCTTGCACCGTGTGCAAGAAATGGTTCTTTAGGCCGGACACGTTAAAGAAACACGCGGAGAAGCACGGACACGGACTGTTGGACAATTTGGCGGACGACAACAAGCTATACGATTCGGACGACGACAATATGCCGAGCAACAACACGGCGGATCCCGCGCCGGAGAATGAGAGCATCAAGAAAGAGGAGAGCGACGAGGAAGGAGAATACAAGTGTCAACACTGCGACAAGGCCATGGCCACCAAGAAGGGCCTGCGGCGGCACGTGTCGATGCACAAGCCCAAGGCTGAGCCCGTGACCTGCGAGATCTGCAGGAAGGTTTGCGCCAGCCAGGCTCGTCTCGTTTTGCATCAGAAGACGCACAAACCGAAGGAGAAAGTACCGCGCGAGTATCTCTGTCATATCTGCAGCAAAGTGTATCCGAGCAATTCGTCTCTCACGTACCACATGCGCACTCACACCGGCGTCAAGCCGCACGTGTGCACCACGTGCAACAGCGGCTTCACAACTACGACGAGCCTGGCGAATCATATGCGCATTCACACGGGCGACAAACCGTTCGTCTGCCATGTCTGCAGCGCCGCCTTCGCCGTGAGCTCGGCCTTTCGCAGGCACTTGACGCGGCACACCGGCGAGGCGAATTACTTGTGCAAAACGTGCGGCAAGGCCTTCAAGAGACTCAGCACGCTAAAGGAGCACACGTATACTCATTCCGGCGAGAAGCCGTACGTGTGTAAAACGTGCGGCGCCGCATACAGTCATAGCGGCAGCCTCTTTGCGCACCAGAAACGTTGCCGCGCTCAGTACGGCGAGATGAGCGAGATGATCGTTGAGGATCACAATCATCATCACATACCAGTCACTCATATTCACGTTAACATGAATAATGTGAACAACGGGGCGGGAGTGCGACCAGTCACTGTGATAGGTCAAATGTTTTAAGCGAGATTAAGTAACGTCATTGATTTCAGCCTCACTTGCAAGCGACTCTACAATGAATATTGCGAACCGCTGATATGCAATTAGAAATCCTGTATACCGAAGCGGCACGTGTACGCAAATAACAAGTGTGCATGTTGCGAAATATacatcatttgtaaatataCGTGCGATCCTGTTTGAAAAGCGTTTTTTGAAAATCTGCAGTCGAGGATTATTGACGTAAGTGTTTTGATTTCGGAAACATGTAAACGAGAATCCATGATGTGGAATTACACAGTTTCGAGAATCAGTTTGATACAAAGAAGGAAGTTTTTTCCAGCAAAATAGAATGGATTACTAATTAAATCGtgaactatttttttattatttgatgtCAGGCGTGAATAACGGGCATATATcaacatgtatgtatatatatatatatatatatatttttgtatgtattCATATAATCCAGATCTTGATGTACCACATATTACATTACAGTTGTTTCCGttacttcatttttttttaaactaatcgATTTCtgctgtatttaaaaattccttAAAAACGcacgtttttattaaattcagcAACTCGTCGTGTGGCATATAAATTCATGAAAGATTCTAACACAAAATGTGACATACTTTGttaattgcttaattttaaaaatatcgcttaacaattttaatagcTGACATGTTGGGATATATGCGCTACATGTGTAATATCAGGTATACAATTTCTGGGCTGTGATCACATAATGATAACTggataaaagaaattgataagttttatttatttagcaaaGTTAATCGGCAGATTTAATCGCCAAAGTACATCATAATTAAACGAAAGAACAATCATTGT
This genomic window from Linepithema humile isolate Giens D197 chromosome 5, Lhum_UNIL_v1.0, whole genome shotgun sequence contains:
- the LOC105680148 gene encoding zinc finger protein 502-like is translated as MPGECLILGGTMTSDYFALPLNMDRVCRICLTEGTNLSPIFSNNQEVNDMSGLSQKIQVCGSIEIHEQDGLPSLICDACIYKAGVAHEFREQCQHSDARLRMYYNKPVKYNSMDSYTQTDLQSRIALSNFTKEDMQVVANPQEYIQATDTFCKDDAAHLVNANEIHLPEDKLFICSIGFEGNKEEEVKDPCIPETEVHQITIVQEDTEDATNIMSLQNKDNETKEVEQYIEKNSVEQEEQFISETLSNDNIEEESIPQKRTSTRKAKLTKMYSDDEIGDNYYEPSSDSQDSVESKFKCKVCSKKYATQKGLKKHSLVHEKKYKCNICLKMFYKQENMEKHQKIHKSKPHACELCRASFSKPQSLVRHLKSHTDKVNDMIKQINTNERKDSKEPKKELKIENDTEDETGPANEMDEFENAPELYKCEICSEICSSLKNLKRHALVHGDKKYSCTVCKKWFFRPDTLKKHAEKHGHGLLDNLADDNKLYDSDDDNMPSNNTADPAPENESIKKEESDEEGEYKCQHCDKAMATKKGLRRHVSMHKPKAEPVTCEICRKVCASQARLVLHQKTHKPKEKVPREYLCHICSKVYPSNSSLTYHMRTHTGVKPHVCTTCNSGFTTTTSLANHMRIHTGDKPFVCHVCSAAFAVSSAFRRHLTRHTGEANYLCKTCGKAFKRLSTLKEHTYTHSGEKPYVCKTCGAAYSHSGSLFAHQKRCRAQYGEMSEMIVEDHNHHHIPVTHIHVNMNNVNNGAGVRPVTVIGQMF